The nucleotide window CTCAGGCCGCCAAGGAATCCAGGATGGCCCTTGAAGCCGTGGCCCCCATACTGGGCATTACGCTCAAGGAAATTCCCGGCTGGAGCTGCTGCGGCGCTTCGCAGGCTCAGGATGTGGACCATGTGGCCGCTCTGGTGGCCAATGCGCGCAATCTGGCACTGGCTGAACAGATGGGACTGCCCGTGCTCACATCATGTAGCACCTGTCTGCTCATGTTGCGCCGCGCCAAGGCAGAGCTGGACGGCGGACAGAAAGACCGCATCAATACCTTTCTTGCCAAGGGCAATATGGCCTACAAAGGCACCAGCGATGTCACCAGCCTGCTCTGGGTGCTGGCACAGAACGCTGGTGCGCTCAAAGCCAAAGTCGTCAAGCCCCTCACCGGGCTCAAGGTGGCGGCTTTCTACGGGTGTCACAGCCTGCGGCCAGAATCGGCCCTGGGCTTTGAAAGCTCCGTCAATCCGTCCAGCTTTGAGACTGTTGTCAGCGCTGTGGGGGCGCAGACCGTCCCCTTTGCCAAAAGGCTGGACTGCTGCGGTTTCCATGCCGTGTACCCGGCAGAAAAATCTGTCATGCATATGACCAGCGAAATCGTTAACGACGCGTCTGACGGCGGAGCAACGTGCATTGTGACGCCTTGTCCCCTCTGTCAGATGCAGCTTGATATCTATCAGGATAATGCCCAGGAACTGAGCAAGTCCAAAGCGCGCGTGCCTGTGCTGCATCTTTCGCAGCTGGTGGGTCTTGCTTTGGGCGTGCCAGCCAAACAGCTGGGGCTCGACTATAACGTCATTGACGCGACAAAACTCGGCTAGGAGCTGTTTGTAGCCAAGTTTTTTCAGTTACACTTCAAGACGGTCCTTTTCTTTCCGGTCGCGCACGTAACAGTGCGCTTCCATCAAGAAAAGGGCCGTCTTTTTTGTTTACAGGGGAATTCCCGTTGGTTTGAAAGATAGCTGGCCACGCCTTGGCTCGAAGCGTTAAACCATATGGCCTGATCAAGTCTTTGCGATTTTTGCAGGCGGTCAGGCTACGGCAGGTTGGCAAAAAATAAACAAAAATCAGACAATAATACTGTGTTCTATCAACGCCGCCAGTTTCGACTGGCGGCGTATTTATTTTGTCCAGAACTGTGCAGAACTGTTTGGTGTTGTTCAGTGCAACACTGCAAGTGAAGAATTCAGTATGCTGTTTGATAATGTGAGGCGGCAATGCAGAACATGCAAAAGATAGCATCATTACGATTGTGAAATTGTAACTCATGCTTCAGTTTTAACAACACAAAGAAGAG belongs to Desulfovibrio intestinalis and includes:
- the sdhE gene encoding 8-methylmenaquinol:fumarate reductase membrane anchor subunit; its protein translation is MQTEYAFFPGCVLTQAAKESRMALEAVAPILGITLKEIPGWSCCGASQAQDVDHVAALVANARNLALAEQMGLPVLTSCSTCLLMLRRAKAELDGGQKDRINTFLAKGNMAYKGTSDVTSLLWVLAQNAGALKAKVVKPLTGLKVAAFYGCHSLRPESALGFESSVNPSSFETVVSAVGAQTVPFAKRLDCCGFHAVYPAEKSVMHMTSEIVNDASDGGATCIVTPCPLCQMQLDIYQDNAQELSKSKARVPVLHLSQLVGLALGVPAKQLGLDYNVIDATKLG